In the Portunus trituberculatus isolate SZX2019 chromosome 21, ASM1759143v1, whole genome shotgun sequence genome, one interval contains:
- the LOC123507078 gene encoding zinc finger protein 470-like, with product MATADVIREAALYLEYFLKGLSECSVIGSYTVQFLETRGFSPRLQSSLAAHLLQLISNMKSLLVKIDESFSPFCNAEIQTDEISECSLCKCQESLITPMKSPSMEDTKVELESGSQGKGYEPPELVQLLSSSPLIHLKQEITCVPEPVSSSSAHCPGVEMTISDIDIKELKTKNTLKLHENNDCSSSQIGKCVLTSPLSVGTPLEHMELDYVTSAHLDEDGTGEILLHDLEGSEVASSDGLMYSVYTMNPGGSLQLVSRVLSKTSMSKDASEDQTEKTVIKTNTMKDTQETSPQVETLSVGSMHAEGTEGSQEEMVVAPDISSFDETQFKRPNDIKTSKKTVSSQGSPAGTILTDIVRLGPEDLGSGTWCSICEKEFPSAGSLKVHLSRAHSQIKWCLTCTKTMNSEEEMCDHVRECHSDLPFICVVCGQTLRTNAAFQRHMDIHKGLRGSACEICGQTFSRTEYYREHKRIHTGEKPYECETCKKAFSRSSNLYAHMRIHNEGQRHMCDVCMKSFARADKLKDHMIRHLQIKRYACRLCPKAYNEKRDLTKHLEKIHAGHANVENRQEFIIGN from the exons ATGGCCACCGCGGATGTAATAAGGGAGGCTGCCTTGTACCTCGAATATTTCCTGAAGGGA TTGTCAGAATGTAGTGTTATCGGGAGCTACACGGTACAGTTCCTGGAGACGAGAGGCTTCAGTCCCCGCCTGCAGAGTTCCCTAGCTGCTCATCTTCTGCAACTCATCTCCAATATGAAG agTTTATTGGTAAAAATAGATGAGTCTTTTAGCCCATTTTGTAATGCTGAAATTCAGACTGATGAAATCAGTGAATGCTCTTTGTGTAAGTGTCAGGAGTCCCTCATCACTCCCATGAAGTCTCCTTCTATGGAGGACACCAAAGTGGAGTTGGAATCTGGTTCACAAGGAAAAGGTTATGAACCACCAGAGTTGGTGCAGCTGTTGTCATCATCACCTCTGATCCACCTGAAGCAGGAGATCACATGTGTGCCTGAGCCTGTCTCCTCCAGCTCAGCACATTGTCCAGGAGTGGAGATGACCATAAGTGACATAGATATTAAGGAGTTAAAGACAAAGAACACCTTGAAAttgcatgaaaataatgacTGCTCAAGTTCCCAAATTGGCAAGTGTGTGCTCACTTCCCCACTGAGTGTCGGGACACCCCTGGAACACATGGAGCTGGACTATGTGACTTCAGCTCACCTAGATGAGGATGGCACAGGAGAGATTCTTCTACATGATCTG GAAGGTTCAGAGGTTGCATCATCAGACGGCTTGATGTACTCTGTGTACACTATGAACCCAGGCGGATCTTTGCAACTTGTCAGCAGAGTCCTCAGTAAGACTTCTATGTCCAAAGATGCCTCAGAAGACCAGACAGAAAAAACAGTTATCAAGACAAACACCATGAAAGATACCCAAGAGACATCTCCCCAAGTTGAGACCCTCAGTGTAGGAAGCATGCATGCAGAAGGGACAGAGGGAAGCCAGGAAGAAATGGTGGTGGCTCCAGATATTTCTAGTTTTGATG AAACACAGTTCAAGAGGCCAAATGACATCAAAACTTCTAAAAAGACAGTGTCATCCCAGGGGAGTCCTGCAGGAACTATACTCACAGACATTGTCAGG CTGGGACCTGAAGATCTTGGCAGTGGAACTTGGTGCAGCATCTGTGAGAAAGAATTTCCTTCTGCAGGAAGTCTTAAAGTCCATCTGTCTCGAGCTCATAGTCAGATCAAGTGGTGTCTTACCTGTACAAAG ACAATGAATTCTGAAGAGGAGATGTGTGACCATGTTCGAGAGTGTCACAGTGACTTGCCCTTCATCTGCGTGGTGTGTGGTCAGACTCTGAGGACAAATGCTGCTTTCCAGAGACATATGGACATCCACAAAGGCCTGCGAGGAAGTGCATGTGAG ATTTGTGGACAGACATTTTCTAGAACCGAATATTATCGTGAGCACAAGAGGATCCATACAGGCGAGAAACCTTATGAGTGTGAGACGTGCAAGAAAGCTTTCAGCAGGTCAAGCAACTTGTATGCTCACATGAGG ATTCACAATGAAGGACAGCGACACATGTGTGATGTGTGCATGAAATCCTTTGCACGAGCAGACAAGTTGAAGGACCACATGATACGACATTTGCAAATCAAACGGTATGCATGCCGCCTGTGTCCCAAGGCTTACAATGAGAAGAGGGATCTGACCAAGCACCTGGAGAAGATACACGCCGGCCATGCCAACGTAGAAAACAGACAGGAGTTTATAATAGGGAACTAA
- the LOC123507080 gene encoding LOW QUALITY PROTEIN: phenoloxidase-activating factor 1-like (The sequence of the model RefSeq protein was modified relative to this genomic sequence to represent the inferred CDS: deleted 1 base in 1 codon), which produces MQECRERRRKTTMKGRIFLLMQLLHLAVSFKTDCPRPCIPLDTCSELAALIRTADVKVVQEATCAFQGVMPLVCCPESSTTTPSPTPTPTPNPTPKPFVSGLLPKDCGQFANLQGNRVHGGNKTRLGEYPWMAALGYNNALTNKVDFLCGGSVINERYVLTAAHCVSPKQPDIIRLGEWDLSTDEDCEITDSGFEFCAPEPAQDFLYEEILSHPDYNSRAQVSDDIALIRLTTPINFRRNRWIQPVCMPEQDFNVRSAADQRNAVVSGWGFTENGTVSDVLLQVYLPMVDNDVCNTTYKGRVLDEQVCFGGVKGKDSCGGDSGGPLVISASQAPPFTQIGIVSYGPRDCGREGVPGVYTSVAKYRNWIEQTLRE; this is translated from the exons AGCGCAGACGCAAAACGACGATGAAGGGACGGATTTTCCTGCTTATGCAGCTGCTGCACTTGGCTGTCTCCTTCA aaACGGACTGTCCTCGGCCATGCATCCCGCTGGACACCTGCTCAGAGCTGGCAGCGCTAATACGAACCGCTGACGTTAAAGTTGTTCAGGAAGCGACGTGTGCCTTCCAAGGTGTCATGCCCCTG GTTTGCTGTCCTGAATCCTCAACAACCACGCCCAgtcccacgcccacgcccacccccAACCCCACCCCCAAGCCATTCGTCTCCGGCCTGCTGCCTAAGGACTGCGGTCAATTTGCCAATTTACAGGGCAATAGGGTCCATGGAGGCAACAAGACTCGCCTCGGGGAATACCCCTGGATGGCTGCTCTCGGCTATAACA ACGCCCTGACCAACAAAGTCGACTTCCTGTGTGGCGGGTCTGTGATCAACGAGCGTTACGTGCTCACGGCGGCTCACTGCGTGTCC CCCAAGCAGCC GGATATCATCCGGCTGGGAGAGTGGGACCTGTCCACTGATGAGGACTGCGAGATCACCGACTCGGGTTTCGAGTTCTGTGCTCCTGAACCAGCGCAGGACTTTTTATATGAGGAGATCCTGAGCCACCCAGACTATAACTCTCGCGCTCAAGTGTCAGACGACATTGCTCTCATCAGACTCACCACGCCTATCAACTTTAGGCGAAACA GGTGGATCCAGCCAGTGTGTATGCCAGAGCAGGATTTCAACGTGCGGTCCGCCGCGGACCAAAGGAACGCAGTGGTGTCTGGCTGGGGCTTCACGGAGAATGGAACTGTTAGCGATGTGCTGCTGCAAGTGTACCTGCCTATGGTGGACAACGACGTCTGCAATACAACCTACAAGGGCAGAGTGTTGGATGAAcag GTGTGCTTTGGAGGAGTGAAGGGTAAGGACTCGTGTGGCGGGGACTCTGGCGGCCCCTTGGTAATCTCTGCCTCCCAAGCCCCGCCTTTCACGCAGATCGGCATCGTCTCCTACGGGCCGAGGGACTGCGGCAGGGAGGGGGTGCCCGGCGTGTACACCTCCGTGGCTAAGTACAGGAACTGGATTGAGCAGACCCTGAGGGAATag